taaattattctatgatataatagaataaacaaataaatgcaaaaagaCTGGACAAATATGACATCACtgatggaaaataaaaaatcaagtaTCATTTAGTAATGTAAATTCACTGATCTGAATTTCCCATAAAAAGGGTAATGAATCATGAAATGCTTACAATTTGAGATTCCGTATTCTTCCACCTAAATGCACGTGACACAATGCTGcatatttatgtttcttaGCGATGTCCATTTTAGGATTTATACTCAATGCAACCTTATAATGCGctagtgaaatattaaattctccCAAATACGTATAAATGTTGCCAAGGATGAAATGAGCAATGGGGTTGATAGAGTCATGATCTAGAGCCCCATTTAGTATAGTGATAGCATCTTCATACTTCTTAGCTCTGTATAATATTGAGCCTAGGTTCAGCATAGCTATGTCTTTGTACTCTCTAGaaagattaataattatataattaatcacatATAAGCGTGTATGAGCCATACTATGCTTAGGATTGTGTAATAGTTtgttatatcaaattattatttattagcttcacctgaatgtttgtatgtagcCAACTACTTTTGGAGTTGATTTTGAtccacttttaataaaaaaatttatttaaaacattgttcTTGTCAAGTTTCAGAGAcggttcaataattttataagtagacTTACTTACCGAGGTGCATATAACACTGCACGTCGACAACACTCTAGAGCTTTAGGACCATTTCCTTTTATTCTCCAAAACAATGCagctaaattataatgtagcCATGAAGAACTGTTCCTGCGGAGTGCACCAGCCAGCCAGTGACCAAATTGATCCACAGTACTTGCAGGAGATATGAGATCTAAAGATGGATACTCTGGAGTGATTGAAatgttgtttctttttatcatGCTCTGCaagtatacattatttattaatcaaaagcAATCATTAtgtgtaatacatatttttaatttaaaaacttacctTCAAGTGTTCAAAGGCAAACATGCTAAAAGTGAGAGAAGATATCTTTTTACAATCAGGTACATCTGTATTTGGTCCATAATGACTGGGCAGCTGAAACTCTTCTTCTGGGATATTCTTAATGGTACCATCTTCTAGTGGTGCATGAGACCAGTCAATCATATTAAGAGGTCCTGCTCTCATACAATTTTCATCCTTTCCTACATCAATACCTAGATCTGTATCTCTCTCAATATCTGTCCAAAGATCATCTAGAAATTCTTGCTTTTTTGCCAGttcatgatataaattaattatttcatcccATCGAGATTCTTGCTTCAAAAACGAAAGTAAATCGTAAGACCGGGCCATCTCAAAAGGAGAGTCAAGCTGCaagatttataaagaaatataaatgttagcagtaattacctattttataaacagtatatatattttaccctTGGTTGAATTAAGCCGCTTTCTGTCACCATCCAGTGGCTCGAAGCCACCGATTTTCTTGCGCAAGAAAGTAGCGTAAGAAACACTATAAGCCGGATATTTTTCATCAAATGCATTTCGTCGTTATTTAGGATCAtgataaagttataataacataatattttagtcaCGAATCCCGTGTTTAAATCGTAACAATACGagtttttcaaaattcatACATTCTTATCGCAATTTAAGCCCACTGTTGACAATAATTTTGACAGTCATTCCACAAAGAAAAACGGAAATTTGACAATGACTGCTTCAATCCCATGACTGTCATGCATTGCTGACATtgtgacattttaaatatacgtttaaaaatattgatttttttagtatctgaatttatattaatttattattcttaaatatccAGTTACATTTTTCCTGTAATCTTTGAATATCGCAAAACTAAAATCGTTGACTTATTCTGGACACACTATTTAGAAGCTATATTAGTTTGTTTAACGTTTAACTTTACAATatcacaaattatatatattaatttcaccATAACTtcataaacagaaaaaataattgtctaaTAAATTGCCCATGTTAAGTATTTCGTAGCAAACAAAGGGTGCAATTATTCTCCTTCTGGCATGAAATGCGCAAGTCCAAACAACCTAACTATATCCACGCCTTAGTTCATAGTCTTTCATTTTACAATTCGTGATTTTGTTAGGCCAAAGTGATCAGTTTAAGGCGCTAATCGTTATCATCAAAAAAGTTAAAGTTATgtctttgtttaaaatgtttcctaATAGTTTTTATGGTTATAATCAGAACGTGTGAAACTAAAATGGTTTCGAAGCAGatcaatacaaattattaataatgtatcgaatataatttttaagtatgatttaaataaacaaatattgaatgatagtgagaaaatgttaaatgacGCACAGGAAGAATCGGCACAAAATTCACAGTTGTTGCAAAATTATCTCATAAATAGACCAGAAGATGTGAACAGTGCATTAATTGTTGTAGAACATAAGGTGATAAATTTTGGCGctattgcaattttttattaaggcCTATTTTGCGCTGTAATAAGTCCAtggcattattatttttattatgattttaggGAGTTTTGTGGACATGTGCGTTAAGGAAAATATGTTTGACTGCCCTATGGCTTCCATTAGGcgctttaatattttgttacgtGACAGCATCCTTATTCCAGTCAGATGACGTACATGAAACACACTGTAGGGTATGTAATAGTtagatgtataaatttaagtcCATTGCATTAtctttagtaataaaaaaaatatatcatgtcTCTGTGTTACCATTATACGAAATTGTGTAAAAAAGCTGAATtcccttcaaattgtcagaaccaGACCAAAATGCGACCACATcgaaggcaccagctttcaaataaaaaaaatcatcaaaattggtccACCTAGCCGAAAGTTACGAGGTAGTAAATCCGAAAACATCCAGTCGAATTGAaaactcctccttttttgaagtcagttgaaaatgtaattataaacgatgtattctttttttagGTGTATAATGTAGTGCCATCAATAAGTGCAATTACTGGGATAAGCCCACAAAGGTATATATGGAGGATATGTATTGCCTACCACTTAGGACCAAGACTACTGATAGGATctctatattataactatcatAAAGAACGCACTATGTTTATAAGAGATGAAGaggtgaatatttaataatatttattatatcaatacatttatttgtttaaaacaaagcaTAGGTACATATACATGTTTCATTAGTTCATAAGATGCTTAGATTTTCCCtccagaaaaaaaaactcggATTTGTGATACAGTGTACACTAGAGACAGTTTCGgtttctataatctatatcgagttctataatataagtatattctAAATCATAAAGTGATTCAAATGTGGATATACTAAAAGTTacgatgtttttatgttttagacACGGACTAAGGCTTCCAAATTGGGGGACGCTTGCTATTGGTTGAATTTAATTGAACTGTTCGCCCTCACTGGTGTTACCTATGTTTCGAATAGGGAAAATTattgtaagttattttttttgtataatatctattCATAATtacttcttctttttcttctttttgttAATGGTTTCACcctattcataattttaaaaggctacaaaataattacaagcATAGTTGATGTATACAGtgaaatattaactttttaatttccgtttgatttgtttgatttaaattttatttctttataatttttatttcttattatcaaattttatttctctatGAAAAGTAACAGCTTAgcgtttcaaaaaataaataggcgCACATTCTTTTTTGCAACTAAGTTATTGGACCAGCGCCAAGATCGATTTTGGACCGTCCATTATCCATAATGAAAGTAACATTTTCATTCTTTCACCTGAATACAAGCTAT
The sequence above is a segment of the Zerene cesonia ecotype Mississippi chromosome 17, Zerene_cesonia_1.1, whole genome shotgun sequence genome. Coding sequences within it:
- the LOC119833320 gene encoding post-GPI attachment to proteins factor 2-like; amino-acid sequence: MLNDAQEESAQNSQLLQNYLINRPEDVNSALIVVEHKGVLWTCALRKICLTALWLPLGALIFCYVTASLFQSDDVHETHCRVYNVVPSISAITGISPQRYIWRICIAYHLGPRLLIGSLYYNYHKERTMFIRDEETRTKASKLGDACYWLNLIELFALTGVTYVSNRENYFVHEKIFIVFMVASLLHMLCRARVGCIASDVIEPVRTNRLVWNLFFIAIAATIGLIIFFLRHRLLCRPLAFTWFSVCEYILATTNMAFHAIVVRDLPLHEVKVVCPDRQKTN